The following coding sequences are from one Streptomyces venezuelae window:
- a CDS encoding acyl-CoA dehydrogenase produces the protein MGIGITREQGELASAVRGWIARAVPPEEARELLDGPPAGGRPAHWDGLAEQGLLGVHLPEEYGGGGGGLLDLAVVLEEAARAALPGPFAASSLASLVLRRTGAHGLAAELARGERIGAVALDAGTLTAVAAPGGGYVLDGTAPPVLSGGEADLLILSAASGEGPVWLAVDAVAGANALTVRPHDSADPTRPTAEVSAQGVRVPADRVLAVDSSTVRDLAAAVLAADACGTAAWALHTAAEHAKVREQFGRPIGRFQGVKHLCADMLVRVEQARALAWDAARAADEPDVPADVRGLVTALAAGTALDAAYSCAKDCVQILGGIGFTWEHDAHLYLRRAVVARQLLGAGDTHRLRAVRLAEGGARRELRMELPEETETYAHRTRAREAVAAARGLDPAAARKALAPTGYAAPHLPAPHGLGAGPVQQLVIQEELKAAGVELSDLGIATWVIPSLIAYGTEAQRDRFLAPTLRGELLWCQLFSEPEAGSDLASLRTRAERVDGGWRVNGQKVWTSAAQWADHGILLARTDPSAPKHKGLTYFLVDMKAASGIDVRPLREITGDALFNEVYFDDVFLPDEAVVGEIGDGWRVARHTLGNERVHMADQLTFDTGLEALISRAGGLDGACRARIGALAAEAHALACIGLRTTIRQVADADTESGAGPGAGASVRKLVQTPHQQKVAELALELLGTAGAVREGPGERALHGFLMSRCLTIAGGTTQVQLNVVAERILGLPRD, from the coding sequence ATGGGGATCGGAATCACGCGGGAACAAGGGGAGTTGGCGTCGGCGGTACGCGGCTGGATCGCGCGCGCCGTGCCGCCCGAGGAGGCGCGCGAGCTCCTGGACGGACCACCCGCCGGCGGCCGTCCCGCCCACTGGGACGGACTCGCGGAGCAGGGGCTGCTCGGCGTCCACCTGCCCGAGGAGTACGGGGGCGGGGGCGGCGGCCTGCTCGACCTGGCCGTGGTGCTCGAAGAGGCGGCGCGGGCCGCGCTCCCGGGACCGTTCGCGGCGAGCTCCCTCGCCTCGCTGGTGCTGCGCCGGACGGGCGCGCACGGTCTCGCCGCGGAGCTGGCACGGGGTGAGCGGATCGGCGCCGTCGCCCTGGACGCGGGCACGCTGACAGCCGTCGCCGCCCCCGGCGGCGGGTACGTCCTCGACGGGACGGCGCCGCCCGTGCTCTCCGGCGGTGAGGCGGACCTGCTGATCCTGTCGGCCGCGTCGGGGGAGGGGCCGGTGTGGCTGGCCGTGGACGCCGTCGCGGGCGCCAACGCGCTGACCGTACGTCCCCACGACAGCGCCGACCCCACCCGGCCCACCGCCGAAGTGAGTGCGCAGGGAGTCCGCGTCCCCGCCGACCGGGTGCTCGCCGTGGATTCCTCGACCGTCCGCGACCTGGCCGCCGCCGTACTCGCCGCCGACGCGTGCGGCACTGCCGCGTGGGCGCTGCACACCGCCGCCGAACACGCCAAGGTGCGCGAGCAGTTCGGGCGGCCCATCGGGCGGTTCCAGGGCGTCAAGCACCTCTGCGCGGACATGCTGGTCCGCGTCGAACAGGCGCGGGCCCTGGCGTGGGACGCGGCCCGCGCGGCGGACGAACCCGACGTGCCCGCCGACGTGCGCGGGCTGGTCACGGCCCTCGCCGCGGGCACCGCCCTGGACGCCGCGTACTCCTGCGCCAAGGACTGCGTGCAGATCCTCGGCGGCATCGGCTTCACCTGGGAGCACGACGCCCACCTGTATCTGCGCCGGGCGGTCGTCGCGCGGCAGCTGCTGGGTGCCGGGGACACGCACCGGCTGCGCGCCGTGCGGCTCGCGGAGGGCGGCGCGCGGCGCGAGCTGCGCATGGAGCTCCCGGAGGAGACGGAGACGTACGCGCACCGGACCCGGGCCCGCGAGGCGGTCGCCGCCGCCCGCGGACTCGACCCGGCCGCGGCCCGCAAGGCCCTCGCCCCCACGGGGTACGCGGCCCCGCACCTCCCCGCGCCGCACGGCCTGGGCGCGGGCCCCGTCCAACAGCTCGTCATCCAGGAGGAGTTGAAGGCGGCCGGGGTCGAACTCAGCGACCTCGGCATCGCGACCTGGGTGATCCCCTCCCTCATCGCGTACGGCACCGAGGCGCAGCGGGACCGCTTCCTCGCCCCCACCCTGCGCGGCGAACTGCTCTGGTGCCAGCTCTTCAGCGAACCGGAAGCGGGCTCCGACCTCGCGTCGCTGCGCACGCGCGCCGAACGCGTCGACGGCGGGTGGCGCGTCAACGGGCAGAAGGTGTGGACGAGCGCCGCCCAGTGGGCCGACCACGGCATCCTTCTCGCCCGTACGGATCCGTCGGCACCCAAGCACAAGGGGCTGACGTACTTCCTCGTCGACATGAAGGCGGCGAGCGGCATCGACGTCCGCCCCCTCAGGGAGATCACCGGGGACGCCCTCTTCAACGAGGTCTACTTCGACGACGTCTTCCTGCCGGACGAAGCGGTCGTCGGCGAGATCGGCGACGGCTGGCGGGTCGCACGCCACACCCTCGGCAACGAACGCGTCCACATGGCGGACCAGTTGACGTTCGACACGGGCCTGGAGGCGCTCATCTCACGGGCCGGCGGACTCGACGGCGCCTGCCGTGCGCGCATCGGGGCGCTGGCCGCCGAGGCGCACGCCCTCGCCTGCATCGGGCTGCGCACGACGATTCGGCAGGTGGCGGACGCGGACACCGAGTCAGGTGCGGGACCGGGTGCGGGCGCCTCGGTACGCAAACTCGTCCAGACCCCGCACCAGCAGAAGGTCGCCGAGCTCGCCCTCGAACTCCTCGGCACGGCGGGCGCGGTCCGCGAGGGGCCGGGGGAGCGGGCCCTGCACGGCTTCCTGATGTCGCGCTGCCTGACGATCGCGGGCGGCACCACCCAGGTCCAGCTCAACGTCGTCGCCGAGCGCATCCTCGGCCTGCCCCGCGACTGA
- a CDS encoding TetR family transcriptional regulator, which yields MTAEAKAANPAAPALTERQEARRRRILHASAQLASRGGFDAVQMREVAEAAGVALGTLYRYFPSKVHLLVATMQDQLQHMHTTIRKRPPAGETPAERVAETLMRAFRALQREPHLADAMVRALTFADRSVSPEVDTVSRLTTAIILDAMGLEETPTAQQLSAVRVIEHTWHSALITWLSGRASIAQVKIDIETVCRLIDLTAKPCP from the coding sequence ATGACAGCGGAAGCCAAGGCGGCGAACCCTGCGGCGCCCGCCCTCACCGAGCGCCAGGAGGCGCGCCGCCGCCGCATCCTGCACGCCAGCGCGCAACTGGCCAGCCGGGGCGGCTTCGACGCGGTGCAGATGCGGGAGGTCGCCGAGGCGGCGGGTGTCGCACTCGGCACGCTGTACCGGTACTTCCCCTCGAAGGTCCATCTGCTGGTCGCCACGATGCAGGACCAGCTGCAGCACATGCACACGACGATCCGGAAGCGTCCGCCGGCCGGTGAGACGCCCGCCGAGCGGGTCGCCGAGACGCTGATGCGGGCTTTTCGGGCGTTGCAGCGCGAGCCGCACCTGGCGGACGCGATGGTGCGGGCGCTGACCTTCGCGGACCGCTCCGTCAGCCCCGAGGTGGACACCGTGTCGCGGCTGACGACGGCGATCATCCTGGACGCGATGGGCCTGGAGGAGACGCCGACCGCGCAGCAGCTGTCCGCGGTGCGCGTCATCGAGCACACCTGGCACTCGGCGCTCATCACCTGGCTGTCGGGCCGCGCCTCCATCGCCCAGGTGAAGATCGACATCGAGACGGTCTGCCGCCTGATCGATCTGACGGCGAAGCCTTGCCCATAG
- a CDS encoding prenyltransferase/squalene oxidase repeat-containing protein produces the protein MTSPERTEHLVLPGVLTADQAMATVRGILAVQREDGAIPWFRGHHLDPWDHTEAAMALDAAGEHAAAEKAYDWLVRHQNPDGSWYAAYADGDPHDVTDRGRETNFCAYLAVGVWHHYLSTGDEAFLDRMWPAVVAAVEFVLALQQPGGQIGWKREPDGTPVTDALLTGSSSIHQALRCALAIAEQREEPQPDWELAAGALAHAIRHHPERFLDKDRYSMDWYYPVLGGAVTGVAAKSRIEEGWDRFVVPDLGVRCVVPNPWVTGGESAELALALWVIGESDRALEVLQSIQHLRDPESGLYWTGYVFDDRTIWPEELTTWTAGSLLLAVAALGGDEATCAVFSGDRLPRGLDPDCCEAEAPQ, from the coding sequence GTGACGAGCCCGGAGCGGACCGAACACCTCGTCCTGCCCGGCGTCCTGACGGCCGATCAGGCCATGGCGACGGTACGCGGCATCCTCGCCGTGCAGCGCGAGGACGGCGCCATCCCGTGGTTCCGCGGCCACCACCTCGACCCGTGGGACCACACCGAGGCCGCGATGGCGCTGGACGCGGCGGGCGAGCACGCCGCCGCCGAGAAGGCCTACGACTGGCTCGTACGCCACCAGAACCCGGACGGCTCCTGGTACGCGGCGTACGCCGACGGCGACCCGCACGACGTCACCGACCGCGGCCGCGAGACCAACTTCTGCGCCTACCTCGCCGTCGGCGTCTGGCACCACTACCTCTCCACCGGCGACGAGGCGTTCCTCGACCGCATGTGGCCCGCCGTGGTCGCCGCCGTCGAGTTCGTGCTCGCGCTCCAGCAGCCGGGCGGACAGATCGGCTGGAAGCGGGAGCCGGACGGCACGCCGGTCACCGACGCGCTCCTCACCGGCTCGTCCTCGATCCACCAGGCGCTGCGGTGCGCCCTCGCCATCGCCGAACAGCGCGAAGAGCCGCAGCCCGACTGGGAGTTGGCGGCGGGCGCTCTCGCGCACGCGATCCGCCACCACCCCGAGCGGTTCCTCGACAAGGACCGCTATTCGATGGACTGGTACTACCCGGTCCTGGGCGGCGCGGTCACCGGCGTGGCCGCCAAGTCCCGCATAGAGGAGGGCTGGGACCGCTTCGTCGTCCCGGACCTCGGCGTGCGCTGCGTGGTGCCCAACCCGTGGGTCACCGGCGGCGAGAGCGCCGAACTCGCCCTGGCTCTCTGGGTGATAGGCGAGTCCGACCGCGCCCTGGAGGTCCTCCAGTCCATCCAGCACCTGCGCGACCCGGAGTCGGGCCTGTACTGGACGGGCTATGTCTTCGACGACAGGACCATCTGGCCCGAGGAGCTCACCACCTGGACGGCGGGCTCACTCCTGCTCGCCGTGGCGGCACTCGGCGGCGACGAGGCGACCTGCGCGGTCTTCTCGGGCGACCGTCTGCCGAGGGGCCTCGACCCGGACTGCTGCGAAGCCGAGGCGCCTCAGTAG
- a CDS encoding N-acetylmuramoyl-L-alanine amidase: protein MSYVGPEFDPSQPPRRSIRRPLTVAAALVPTCLAGYLVYQATSGPDGNEPARSLPASSSASADPDTPSGSSSPSSSLSSGTDPSDKAREKDKNDKDGKGGDADDNDSATKPSGGRPAANGPLKGKVVVIDPGHNPGNFRHASEINRQVDIGTNRKECDTTGTSTNHGYTEAKFTLDVARKLRTLLHKQGATVEFTQDGDRPWGPCVDERARIGNKAHADAVVSIHADGSGAGNRGYHVIMPGKVRSGSADTSAIVGPSKELGERVAGKFLSATGSAPSNYIGGGTGLDTRTDLGGLNLSTVPKVFIECGNMRDAKDEALLTSPAWRQKAAQGISEGIAGFLRK from the coding sequence GTGTCGTACGTAGGTCCGGAATTCGATCCCTCCCAGCCGCCCCGGCGCAGCATCCGCCGGCCGTTGACGGTAGCCGCCGCGCTGGTGCCGACCTGCCTGGCGGGCTACCTCGTCTACCAGGCGACGAGCGGGCCCGACGGGAACGAGCCCGCGAGATCGCTGCCCGCCTCGTCGAGCGCGTCCGCGGATCCGGACACGCCGTCCGGCTCCTCCTCGCCTTCCTCATCCCTCTCTTCCGGAACCGACCCCTCCGACAAGGCCAGGGAAAAGGACAAGAACGACAAGGACGGCAAGGGCGGGGACGCCGACGACAACGATTCGGCCACGAAGCCGTCCGGTGGCCGACCCGCCGCCAACGGCCCCCTCAAGGGCAAGGTCGTCGTGATCGACCCCGGACACAACCCCGGCAACTTCCGCCACGCGTCGGAGATCAACCGGCAGGTGGACATCGGGACGAACCGCAAGGAGTGCGACACGACGGGCACGTCCACCAACCACGGCTACACCGAGGCGAAGTTCACCCTGGACGTCGCGCGCAAGCTGCGGACCCTGCTCCACAAGCAGGGCGCCACGGTCGAGTTCACGCAGGACGGCGACCGGCCGTGGGGCCCGTGCGTCGACGAGCGCGCCCGGATCGGCAACAAGGCGCACGCCGACGCGGTGGTCTCCATCCACGCCGACGGCTCGGGTGCGGGCAACCGCGGCTACCACGTGATCATGCCGGGGAAGGTGCGGTCCGGTTCGGCCGACACCTCCGCGATCGTCGGGCCCTCGAAGGAACTGGGCGAGCGCGTCGCCGGAAAGTTCCTGAGCGCGACGGGCAGCGCCCCCTCCAACTACATCGGCGGTGGCACCGGCCTCGACACCCGCACGGACCTCGGCGGCCTCAACCTCTCCACGGTCCCCAAGGTGTTCATCGAGTGCGGGAACATGCGGGACGCGAAGGACGAGGCCCTCCTGACGAGCCCCGCGTGGCGCCAGAAGGCGGCGCAGGGGATTTCGGAGGGAATCGCGGGGTTCCTGCGGAAGTAG
- a CDS encoding MFS transporter, which produces MSMSTNHSRGIRGVVPVLAFSGIVVAVMQTLLVPVIKDLPELLNTSPSNATWVMTATLLAGAVSTPIMGRLGDLYGKRKMLLGSLAVMVVGSLVCGFTDDLVVMIVGRALQGFAMGAIPLGIGLMRDELPREKLGSAMALMSSSIGVGGGLALPVAALIAQHADWHALFFGAAGLGVVSIVLTLVFVPESPVRAEGTFDVLGAFGLSAGLVLFLLPITKGSDWGWGDPTTLGLFGAAAVVLALWGVMELRVKAPLVDLRTTARRSVLFTNLASIMVGVAFYAVSLVLPQLLQLPTATGYGLGQSMVVAGLCVMPLGLTMMFTAPVYARLSAKYGPKVTLILGMLIIAIGYGAGLGLMSAAWQTVVISVLLGAGIGLAYSSLPALIIGSVDPSETGAANGLNTLMRSIGTSVSSAVIGMVLANTADHVGGVAVPTMHGFRVSFLIAGGAVAIGLLFALMLPSARRPATTQLRASSEEDANLERAAQVLAGFHGQVRGADGTPVARAKVTLIDRSGRQAGAALTDDGGRYELAVPGDGSYVLAVRAAGHGPLASAAAHPGQDRPVELDLSLPGSSDVPA; this is translated from the coding sequence ATGTCGATGTCGACGAACCACTCACGCGGCATACGCGGGGTCGTCCCCGTGCTCGCCTTCTCCGGCATCGTCGTCGCGGTGATGCAGACCCTTCTCGTGCCGGTCATCAAGGACCTGCCCGAGCTGCTGAACACCTCGCCGTCCAACGCCACCTGGGTCATGACGGCGACCCTCCTCGCCGGCGCCGTCTCCACGCCGATCATGGGCCGCCTAGGCGACCTGTACGGCAAGCGGAAGATGCTGCTCGGCAGCCTCGCCGTGATGGTCGTCGGCTCGCTGGTCTGCGGTTTCACCGACGATCTCGTCGTGATGATCGTGGGCCGCGCGCTGCAGGGCTTCGCGATGGGCGCCATCCCGCTCGGCATCGGCCTGATGCGCGACGAGCTGCCCCGCGAGAAGCTCGGCTCGGCGATGGCCCTGATGAGCTCCTCCATCGGCGTCGGCGGCGGCCTCGCCCTGCCCGTCGCCGCACTGATCGCCCAGCACGCCGACTGGCACGCCCTCTTCTTCGGCGCCGCGGGCCTCGGCGTCGTCTCGATCGTGCTGACCCTCGTTTTCGTCCCCGAGAGCCCGGTCCGCGCCGAGGGCACCTTCGACGTGCTCGGCGCGTTCGGCCTCTCCGCCGGACTCGTCCTGTTCCTGCTGCCGATCACCAAGGGCAGCGACTGGGGCTGGGGTGACCCGACCACGCTCGGCCTCTTCGGCGCCGCGGCCGTCGTCCTCGCCCTGTGGGGCGTGATGGAGCTGCGCGTCAAGGCCCCGCTGGTCGACCTGCGCACCACCGCCCGCCGCTCGGTGCTCTTCACCAACCTCGCCTCGATCATGGTCGGTGTCGCCTTCTACGCCGTCTCGCTGGTCCTGCCCCAGCTGCTCCAGCTGCCGACCGCGACCGGGTACGGCCTCGGCCAGTCGATGGTCGTGGCGGGCCTGTGCGTGATGCCGCTCGGCCTGACGATGATGTTCACCGCGCCGGTCTACGCCCGCCTCTCGGCGAAGTACGGCCCGAAGGTGACCCTCATCCTCGGCATGCTGATCATCGCGATCGGCTACGGCGCCGGGCTCGGCCTGATGAGCGCCGCCTGGCAGACCGTCGTCATCTCGGTGCTCCTCGGCGCGGGCATCGGCCTCGCCTACTCCTCGCTGCCCGCGCTCATCATCGGCTCGGTCGACCCGTCCGAGACGGGCGCGGCCAACGGCCTCAACACCCTGATGCGCTCGATCGGCACGTCGGTGTCGAGCGCCGTGATCGGCATGGTCCTCGCCAACACCGCCGACCATGTCGGGGGTGTCGCGGTGCCCACGATGCACGGCTTCCGCGTGTCGTTCCTGATCGCCGGGGGTGCGGTCGCCATCGGTCTGCTCTTCGCGCTCATGCTGCCCTCCGCGCGCCGTCCGGCCACCACGCAGCTGCGGGCCAGCAGCGAGGAGGACGCGAACCTGGAGCGCGCCGCGCAGGTGCTCGCGGGGTTCCACGGGCAGGTGCGGGGCGCGGACGGGACGCCCGTCGCCCGCGCGAAGGTGACGCTGATCGACCGCAGCGGGCGCCAGGCGGGCGCGGCCCTGACGGACGACGGCGGGCGGTACGAGCTGGCCGTGCCCGGCGACGGTTCGTACGTCCTCGCCGTGCGGGCCGCGGGTCACGGTCCGCTGGCGTCGGCGGCGGCCCACCCCGGCCAGGACCGCCCGGTCGAGCTCGACCTGTCGTTGCCGGGCAGCAGCGACGTACCGGCCTGA
- a CDS encoding class I SAM-dependent methyltransferase, with amino-acid sequence MAAVAEPTPVPEPEILAAFEAAKGFMPRGEGLALYAAATEAAALGLPLLEVGTYCGRSTILLADAARRAGVTAITVDHHRGSEEQQPGWEYHDPETVDPEVGLMDTLPTFRRTLRRAGLEDHVIAVVGRSPQVAKAWGGALGLVFIDGGHTDEHATADYEGWAPHVAEGGLLVIHDVFPDPVDIMTGQAPYRVYLRALESGAFTEVAVTDSLRVLRRTAPGI; translated from the coding sequence ATGGCCGCCGTCGCCGAGCCCACGCCCGTGCCCGAGCCGGAGATCCTCGCCGCCTTCGAGGCCGCCAAGGGCTTCATGCCGCGCGGCGAGGGGCTCGCGCTGTACGCGGCGGCGACGGAGGCCGCCGCGCTCGGGCTGCCGCTCCTGGAGGTCGGCACGTACTGCGGCCGCTCCACGATCCTGCTCGCCGACGCGGCCCGGCGGGCCGGGGTGACCGCGATCACCGTCGACCACCACCGCGGCAGCGAGGAGCAGCAGCCCGGCTGGGAGTACCACGACCCGGAGACGGTGGACCCCGAGGTCGGCCTGATGGACACGCTGCCCACCTTCCGCCGCACCCTGCGCAGGGCGGGCCTCGAGGACCACGTGATCGCGGTCGTCGGTCGCTCGCCGCAGGTGGCGAAGGCGTGGGGCGGCGCGCTCGGCCTGGTCTTCATCGACGGCGGCCACACGGACGAGCACGCCACGGCGGACTACGAGGGGTGGGCGCCGCACGTCGCCGAGGGCGGGCTGCTCGTCATCCACGACGTGTTCCCCGACCCGGTCGACATCATGACCGGGCAGGCGCCGTACCGCGTCTACCTCCGGGCGCTGGAGTCCGGTGCGTTCACGGAGGTCGCGGTGACGGACTCGCTGCGCGTGCTGCGGCGCACGGCGCCGGGGATCTGA
- a CDS encoding LLM class F420-dependent oxidoreductase, with the protein MRLGLALGYWGRGPDPGHVALAQEAERLGYDSVWTAEAWGSDAFTPLTWIAAQTSRIRLGTAVAQMAARSPVTTAMHALTLDHLSGGRMMLGLGLSGPQVVEGWYGRPFPRSPLTATREYVEVIRQVLRREGPVEVAGRFHSHPYTGEDGTGLGKALKPITHPLRADLPILLGAEGPKNIAQTTRIADGWLPLYWSPLRTDVYEASLADVPEGFLIAPMARAKVCDDVAEGLLPVKAMLGFYIGGMGHAARNFHADLMARMGYEDEARHIQELFLAGRREEAVLAVPDAFADEISLVGPRARIAERLALWRKGPVTDLLVLAPDPHTLRALAELNG; encoded by the coding sequence ATGCGCCTCGGGCTCGCACTCGGTTACTGGGGACGCGGCCCCGACCCCGGACACGTCGCCCTCGCCCAGGAAGCCGAGCGGCTCGGCTACGACTCCGTGTGGACCGCAGAGGCCTGGGGCTCCGACGCCTTCACGCCGCTGACCTGGATCGCCGCGCAGACCTCGCGGATCCGGCTCGGCACGGCCGTCGCGCAGATGGCGGCGCGCTCCCCCGTCACCACCGCCATGCACGCGCTCACCCTCGACCACCTCTCCGGCGGCCGGATGATGCTGGGGCTCGGGCTGTCCGGGCCGCAGGTGGTGGAGGGGTGGTACGGGCGGCCGTTCCCGAGGTCGCCGCTGACCGCGACGCGCGAGTACGTCGAGGTGATCCGGCAAGTCCTGCGCCGCGAGGGCCCGGTGGAGGTCGCGGGCCGGTTCCACTCCCACCCGTACACCGGCGAGGACGGCACCGGGCTGGGCAAGGCACTGAAGCCGATCACCCATCCCCTCCGCGCCGACCTGCCGATCCTGCTCGGTGCCGAGGGGCCCAAGAACATCGCCCAGACGACCCGGATCGCGGACGGCTGGCTGCCGCTGTACTGGTCGCCGCTGCGGACCGATGTGTACGAGGCGTCGCTCGCCGACGTCCCCGAGGGGTTCCTCATCGCCCCCATGGCACGGGCCAAGGTGTGCGACGACGTCGCCGAGGGCCTGCTGCCCGTCAAGGCGATGCTCGGCTTCTACATCGGCGGGATGGGGCACGCGGCGCGCAACTTCCACGCGGACCTGATGGCGCGCATGGGGTACGAGGACGAGGCCCGGCACATCCAGGAGCTGTTCCTCGCGGGCCGCAGGGAGGAGGCGGTGCTCGCGGTGCCGGACGCCTTCGCCGACGAGATCTCGCTGGTCGGGCCGCGTGCGCGGATCGCGGAGCGGCTCGCGCTGTGGCGCAAGGGGCCGGTGACGGATCTGCTCGTGCTCGCGCCGGACCCGCACACGCTGCGGGCCCTGGCGGAGCTCAACGGGTAG
- a CDS encoding glycosyltransferase family 4 protein gives MTAEAMEARSRKGSGADGERPLRIALLTYKGNPFCGGQGVYVRHLSRELARLGHSVEVIGAQPYPVLDEGEDLAGLKLTELPSLDLYRSPDPFRTPKRDEYRDWVDALEVATMWTGGFPEPATFSLRARRHLRARRGDFDVVHDNQTLGYGLLGDLGAPLVTTIHHPITVDRQLELDAAPDWKRRASVRRWYAFTRMQKRVARRLPSVLTVSGTSRQEIVDHLGVRPDRIEVVHIGADTNLFSPDPAVPEVPGRIVTTSSADVPLKGLVHLVEALAKVRADHPGAHLVVVGKRAEDGPVAQAIERHGLEGAVEFVKGITDAELVDLVRSAQVACVPSLYEGFSLPAAEAMATGTPLLATTGGAIPEVAGPDGETCLAVPPGDAGALAHGLNRLLGDGDGDLRARLGAAGRERVLAKFTWARAAQGTAELYRAEIERSAGRGAARAVARGHALPAAEAAPEVAGPHHESRATC, from the coding sequence GTGACCGCTGAGGCCATGGAGGCACGCTCCCGCAAGGGCTCCGGCGCCGACGGCGAGCGCCCGTTGCGCATCGCGCTCCTCACGTACAAGGGGAACCCGTTCTGCGGGGGACAGGGTGTCTACGTACGGCACCTCTCCCGCGAACTCGCCCGGCTCGGCCACAGCGTCGAAGTGATCGGCGCGCAGCCCTACCCCGTCCTCGACGAGGGTGAGGACCTGGCGGGCCTCAAGCTCACCGAGCTCCCCAGCCTCGACCTCTACCGCTCGCCGGACCCCTTCCGCACCCCGAAGCGCGACGAGTACCGCGACTGGGTCGACGCCCTCGAAGTGGCGACGATGTGGACCGGCGGCTTCCCCGAGCCCGCCACCTTCAGCCTGCGCGCCCGCCGCCACCTGCGCGCCCGGCGCGGCGACTTCGACGTCGTGCACGACAACCAGACCCTCGGGTACGGCCTCCTCGGCGACCTCGGCGCGCCCCTGGTCACCACGATCCACCACCCCATCACCGTCGACCGGCAGCTGGAACTGGACGCCGCGCCCGACTGGAAGCGCCGCGCCTCCGTCCGCCGCTGGTATGCGTTCACGCGCATGCAGAAGCGCGTCGCGCGCCGCCTCCCCTCGGTCCTCACCGTCTCCGGCACGTCCCGGCAGGAGATCGTCGACCACCTCGGCGTCCGCCCGGACCGCATCGAGGTCGTCCACATCGGCGCCGACACGAACCTCTTCTCACCGGACCCCGCGGTCCCTGAGGTGCCCGGCCGCATCGTGACCACGTCCAGCGCCGACGTGCCGCTCAAGGGCCTCGTCCACCTCGTCGAGGCGCTCGCCAAGGTCCGCGCCGACCACCCCGGCGCCCACCTCGTCGTCGTCGGCAAGCGCGCCGAGGACGGCCCCGTCGCCCAGGCCATCGAGCGCCACGGCCTCGAAGGCGCCGTCGAGTTCGTCAAGGGCATCACCGACGCCGAACTCGTCGACCTCGTCCGCTCGGCGCAGGTCGCCTGCGTCCCTTCGCTGTACGAGGGGTTCTCCCTCCCCGCGGCGGAGGCGATGGCGACCGGCACGCCGCTCCTCGCCACCACCGGCGGCGCGATCCCGGAGGTCGCGGGCCCCGACGGGGAGACCTGCCTCGCGGTGCCGCCGGGCGACGCGGGCGCGCTGGCGCACGGCCTGAACCGGCTGCTCGGCGACGGCGACGGCGACCTGCGGGCCAGGCTCGGCGCGGCGGGCCGCGAACGCGTCCTGGCCAAGTTCACGTGGGCGCGCGCCGCGCAGGGCACGGCGGAGCTGTACCGCGCGGAGATCGAACGCTCCGCGGGACGCGGCGCCGCCCGCGCGGTCGCGCGCGGCCACGCCCTTCCCGCGGCCGAGGCCGCCCCCGAAGTTGCAGGACCTCACCACGAAAGCAGGGCCACGTGCTGA
- a CDS encoding class I SAM-dependent methyltransferase has translation MLTVDFTRFPLAAGDRVLDLGCGAGRHAFECYRRGAQVVALDRNAEEIREVATWFAAMKEAGEAPAGATATAMEGDALNLPFPDASFDVVIISEVMEHIPDDKGVLAEMVRVLKPGGRIAVTVPRYGPEKVCWALSDAYHEVEGGHIRIYKADELLEKMRESGLKPYGTHHAHALHAPYWWLKCAFGVDNDKALPVRAYHKLLVWDIMKKPLATRVAEQLLNPVVGKSFVAYATKPHLPKTSADADAAAAAK, from the coding sequence GTGCTGACCGTCGACTTCACCCGCTTCCCGCTCGCCGCAGGCGACCGTGTCCTCGACCTCGGCTGCGGCGCGGGCCGGCATGCCTTCGAGTGCTACCGGCGCGGCGCGCAGGTCGTGGCGCTCGACCGGAACGCCGAGGAAATCCGCGAGGTCGCCACGTGGTTCGCCGCGATGAAGGAGGCCGGCGAGGCGCCCGCGGGCGCGACGGCCACCGCGATGGAGGGTGACGCGCTCAACCTGCCCTTCCCCGACGCGTCGTTCGACGTCGTCATCATCTCCGAGGTCATGGAGCACATCCCCGACGACAAAGGTGTCCTCGCCGAGATGGTGCGCGTCCTCAAGCCGGGCGGCCGCATCGCGGTGACGGTCCCGCGCTACGGACCCGAGAAGGTCTGCTGGGCCCTGTCCGACGCCTACCACGAGGTCGAGGGCGGCCACATCCGCATCTACAAGGCCGACGAACTCCTCGAAAAGATGCGGGAGTCGGGCCTCAAGCCGTACGGCACGCACCACGCGCACGCGCTGCACGCGCCGTACTGGTGGCTGAAGTGCGCGTTCGGCGTCGACAACGACAAGGCGCTGCCTGTCCGGGCGTACCACAAGCTGCTCGTCTGGGACATCATGAAGAAGCCCCTCGCGACGCGCGTCGCCGAGCAGCTGCTCAACCCCGTCGTCGGCAAGAGCTTCGTGGCGTACGCGACCAAGCCGCACCTCCCGAAGACCTCGGCCGACGCCGACGCCGCGGCGGCCGCCAAGTGA